The region TTTGTATTTAGTCATTAAGCTTTAATACTGCCATGAACGCTGATTGTGGCACTTCTACTCTACCAATCTGCTTCATTTTCTTTTTACCCTCTTTCTGCTTCTCCAAGAGCTTACGCTTTCTGGAGATATCACCACCATAACATTTTGCTGTTACGTCTTTTCTAAGAGCTTTAATAGTCTCTCTTGCTATAACTTTGGTCCCTAATGCTGCCTGAACCGCAATATCAAACTGTTGTCTCGGGATCAATTCACGCAACTTCTCACACATTTTCTTTCCGATATGATATGCGTTACTATCGTGGATTAATGAAGATAAAGCATCCACCATATCACCATTGATCAGAATATCCATTTTTACAAGCTTAGAAGCTCTGAATCCAATTGGGTGGTAATCGAATGAAGCATAACCTTTAGAAATAGACTTCAGACGATCGTAGAAGTCAAATACAACTTCTGCCAATGGCATATTGAAGATTAGCTCTACCCTCTCTGAAGTTAAATAACTCTGGTTAACAATTTCACCTCTTTTCTCAATACATAAAGTCATTACTGATCCTACAAAATCAGATTTTGTAATAATAGAAGCTTTAATAAAAGGCTCTTCTACTCTGTCCATAATAGACGGATCCATCATTTCAGAAGGGTTGTTAATCAGGATCGGAACTTCAGGTTCTTTTTTAGAATATCCAAAATATGATACGTTTGGAACCGTAGTAATAACGTTCATATTGAACTCTCTGTCCAGACGCTCCTGAACAATTTCCATATGTAACATTCCCAGGAATCCACATCGGAAACCAAAACCTAATGCTGCAGAACTTTCTGGTTCAAAAACCAGCGAAGCATCATTAAGTCTTAACTTTTCCAAGGAGAATCTAAGTTCTTCAAAATCCTCAGAATCTATTGGATAAATACCGGCAAATACCATGGGCTTTACCTCCTCAAAACCTTCAATTGGTCCTGCAGCAGGTCTGTCAAAAGAAGTAATGGTATCTCCTACTTTTACTTCTCTTGCATCTTTGATACCCGAAACCAGATAACCAACATCCCCACATTGAATAGTTTTCTTTGGTACTTGCTTTAATTTCAGAGTTCCTACTTCATCAGCTCCATATTCTTTACCTGTAGCAAAGAATTTAATTTTTTCATTTTTAGTAATACTTCCGTTTACAACTTTAAAGTAAGCTTCAATACCTCTGAATGGGTTGTATACCGAATCGAAAATAAGTGCCTGAAGCGGCGCTTCCGGATCTCCTACTGGTGCAGGAATTCTTTCTACGATTTGTTCTAGAAGGTTATGAACTCCCTCTCCTGTTTTCCCAGAAACACGAAGTACATCTTCATATTCGCAACCTATAAGATTCATAATTTCATCGGTTACTTCTTCAGGGTTTGCAGAAGGAAGGTCAATTTTATTAAGAATAGGAATAATGGTAAGGTCATTTTCCAAAGCCAGGTATAGGTTGGAAATAGTCTGAGCCTGAATACTCTGTGCAGCATCTACAATAAGTAGCGCCCCTTCACATGCAGCAATCGAACGGGAAACTTCATATGAAAAATCCACGTGTCCGGGAGTATCAATAAGGTTAAGAACAAACTTCTCACCTTTATACTCATAGTCCATCTGAATAGCGTGACTTTTAATTGTAATTCCACGCTCTTTTTCCAGATCCATATCATCAAGGGTCTGCGATTGCAGCTCTCTTTGAGATACAGTGTTTGTATATTCTAAAAGCCTGTCGGCCAAAGTACTTTTACCGTGGTCGATATGGGCAATAATGCAAAAATTTCTTATATTCTTCATCGAATCTATTAGTATCTGCAAAGATATTGATTTTGAACCAAAAACCTAAAAATAAAAAACCCTGCCGGAGCAGGGTCTAACACTAAAACTACTATTAATGAAAAATGCTATTTTACAAGCGTTTATCCAATTTTTAAGGAGGTTATGTTAGAGTCATTCCTCATTGACTTTCTACACTTACTTCTTTTCTTCTTCCTGATGTTTTTTATCCATTATTTTACGGCCAAGTCTTTTCTCCATTTCAAACATTTTATCAAGTTGTTTAGGAGTCAAAACCTTCAAAAGCTTATCTGTATAGATTCTTTTGTTGTTCAATAATTTCTGGGAAACATCAAACCCTGTATAAATTTTTTCCTTTGTTTCTTCTTCAGAAAGTTCAGGCTTATTATATTTATTTCTAAATTCCCTCATTACGTACATCTGGCTTTCTTCATAATCTTTATAAACTTCTCTGAAAGCCTTTTCCTGATTTTCATTCAACTCCAGATTCTTGACAAGAATATCAACTTTTGCTTTGTGGTAATCATTCATTCTTTCCTCCTTCGTTTCCGCATTTCCACCAGAAGTAAGATTGCTTTTAATCTGAGCATTTGTTGAAGAAAACATTCCTAACAATACTAAAAAGCTTAATATTTGTGCTGTTTTTATCATCATTAATATAAGTCTAAGTAAGTATCAATCTCATATTTTTTACTCTGCTCAGCCAACTCCTGAGAGCTTAGATTACTCAATGCTTTATCAAATTTATTATCTACAACATTAATAACTTTTGGTCCGTTATATGTGTTTTTAGAATCTGTAAGCGTCTCTTTCTTAGAGTTAGATGCAGAATTTTCTGAAAAGTTAAATCCATCATGAGATTTTTTTTGATTTTCTGCAATTTCTTCACCGGAACCTTCATCAGAAGGCTCTTCTTTGCTATAAGAATTTTCAGCAATTTTAGGCTGTATATTCTCTGCTAATATTTCTCTGTCAACTATTTTCTCCTTTGTTTGCATAGTATTATTGTTACTATAATAGAATAAAATAGTTCCTACAATAAGAGCCAGAGAAGCTGCAATACCAGATAGCACTCTCATTGGAAGTATCTTTCCTTTAGGCTTTTCATGTTCTGCAACTTTTTCAAGGACATTATTCTGCATATCTTTGAAAAAGCCTTCAGGAACATCGTAAATATTACGGCGTTCAAAATCTTCAATATCTGTCTTTTTCATCTTTTTTATTTCCTTTTTTATTCAAATTCCTCAATGTTCTGTCGCAAATACTCTGTTACTTTTTCTTTTGCGTAATGATAGTTTGTTTTTAATGTTCCAACCGACATATCCAGTATCTTAGACATTTCTTCATAAGGAAGATCGTCATAATACTTCAGTGTAAAGACTAATCTCTGTTTTTCAGGAAGACACTGAATTGCCTTCTGTAACATAATTTCTAATTCTTCAGCATTGTGCTTTGCATTTTCTGCAACAGCATTCAGCAGATAATACTCTGCTCCTTCATCTGTCAGCTGCATTTTCTTTATTTTATTCAGGTGCTGCAAAGCTTCATTTGTAGCAATACGATACAGCCATGTATATAGCTGACTACCACCCTTAAATTTATCAAAATTATGGTAAACTTTTACAAATGTATCCTGTAACAAATCCTGAGCATCATCATGCTGAACCACCAGCCTTCTGATATGCCAGTATAATCGACTCTGATAGGCACTCATAAGCATCCGAAGTCCCTCTTCACGGGTCTTCGGAGACTTCATTTTTTCAATAATGAGCCCCTCATCGATTTTCATTCCTTTATTGGATATCAATTTCTATGAAAAGTTAAATTTTTTTTTTAATTGTTGCTCAATTTTATAAAAAAAGCCCCGATCATTTTCCGATCAGAGCTTATAAATTAAGCATGTCAATACTAATTACATAAAGATTCTTGCTCTGGCAGGAATTCGGTTTCATGAATCTTATCATTACTATTCTGCTCTCTATTCTTTTTTAAGTAAGAATTAATTGCAAGAATAGCCAGAGAAACAATACCAAAACCTGCACCAATCCATGGAGTAACAGAAATTCCTTTTGATACAATAATCCATCCTCCTACTGAAGTTCCTAATGCAACGCCTAAATTACCGGTTGAATTCTGTAAGCTGTTGGCGAACTCCAAGGCGTAAGAAGGTGCATTTGATACCATGTACACAACTGCGATCATTACACATGGCCCATACCAGAAACCCCAAAGAGAAATAATACTAATTGTAAGTATCGGACTGGTATTGAAATTCAATAATAAAGGAAGTACAATAGTTCCTAAAGAAAACAATACTACCGCAGGCATCATTCTTTTATTCAACATTTTTCTTGCTACCCAGTTAGAGGCAACCCCCATTACGCCGAATAAAAAGATCATATAACTTGTTGTTTTTTCATCCATACCCAGGCTTTTCTGTAAATATTCAGCGATATAACTATAGGTACAAAACCATGCCGTGATAAGAAAAAGATTAAAAACCATACTTAATATAAATACAGGATCTTTTAGAATAATCAATTGTTTTTTAAGTGATGTGGTTTCTTTAGGTGCCGGGACAGAAGGCAACATTTTATAGATAATAACAATGGTTATAAGACTAATTATCGCCTGCAAAACATAAGCTGCCTGCCATTGTTGAAAAACACCGGATACATATCCCGATAATGGAACTGTAACTACCGATGCAATAGCAATTCCGCTTATAACTATACCTATAAGTTCATTCTTATACTTATCGTCTCCCAAAGCTACTGCTGCATAAATCGCCGCAGCAATACATGTGGGTTGAAGAAAAGCAGGCAACATTCTTACTACAAGTAAAACCCCAAACGGTGGGGCCATAATCGATAAAATATCCGACACTAAAAATAAAATCATGGCTATAAGCATAATCTTTTTCCGGTTGAATCCCGAGGTAAGAAGTGTAATAATTGATCCGGTAATGGCTATTGTAATGGAAAAAATACTTAAAAGACTACCGGCTTTATCTATAGAAACATTGTAATATTCTGAGATCTGAGGAAGGATACTGATAACTCCAAACTCTGTACTAATAATTCCGATTAAAGTGAGACATCCAATATAAGCTGCTTTTTTCATTCTGATTTTTCTTTCAAAATTAAATTTATACGTCTAAATTTGCATATAGTACGCTAAATTGTATGTTACTGTAAAAAAAGTAAGTAATGGGAAAAATAAAAGAAACATCAACCAATAATATAAACAAACAATACATTATAGAATGTGATACTCCTTATGCTATCTCACAGATTGGAGGACGGTGGAAGCTTCTTATTTTGTGTCAGTTAGAGGGCGGAAAAAAACGCTTTGGAGAGCTTCATAAGAGCATTTGCAATATTACCGAACGAATGCTTACCACACAGCTCCGAGAACTTGAAAAAAGCAGTATTATAAAAAGAACAGTATATGCTGAAGTTCCGCCTCGGGTGGAATATGAATATACAGAAATGGGGCTGGAGCTGGTTCCTATTTTAAAACAACTAGGCTGTTGGGGCGCCAGAATTCGCAAGATTGCAAAAGAAGAATCCTCTGAAGAATAAGACCATATCCTAAAATCTAATACCTATATTTGTAGTATGACGACAGTAATAATAGGCTCAGGGAATGTTGCCTGGCACATGGCTAAAGCCTTTAAAGAAGCGGGAATAGATCTTATTCAGCTTTATGGAAGAAATGAACAGGAACTAAAAAAATTATCCTTAGAAATTAATGTTGAATATTCAACTAATCAGCTAAAACTGGCAGATTTTTATCTTATATGTACCAGTGATAAAGCAATAGCTGAAGTTTCTAAACAAATACCATATGAACAAGCTCTTGTGGCGCACACTTCAGGATCGTTATCGCGTGATGTACTGGAAGGATCATACCGAAAAGCTAGTTTTTATCCGCTGCAGACTTTTTCTAAAAGCAGAAAATTAGACTACTCAAAAATTCCTCTTTTTGTAGATGCAGGGTGGGAGAGTGACAATATTCTTTTGACTGATCTGGCAAAAAAAATCAGCACTAATGTAATGCGCATCAATCATGAGCAAAGGAAACAAATGCATCTTTCTGCTGTATTTGCCTGCAACTTTGTTAACCATCTTTATGCTCAGGCAGAGATAATCTGTAAGCAGAATGACATTTCTTTTAACTATCTCCTGCCATTAATAGAAGAAACTGCTGATAAAATAAAAACAATTTCTCCTAAAGATGCACAGACTGGCCCTGCTGTAAGGAATGATCAGAATATCATTAAGTTCCAGGAAAATCTGATAGTAAACCCTAATCAGCTTAATATTTACAAAATACTTACTGAATCTATAACCAAAATGTATGAGCTATAAAGAGAATCTGAAAAATATAAAAGCATTAGTATTTGATGTAGACGGTGTTTTCACTGATGGATCAATCATCCTGCAACCTGATGGAAGCATGAGTCGTATTATGAATGTTCTGGACGGATATGCCATTGTAAAAGCTATAAAAGAAGGCTTTGTAATTGGTATTATTACCGGAGGAAACGATCCTATGGTAAAAAACAGAATGCAATATCTTGGAGTAACGGATATTTACATGAAATCTCATGATAAAATGGAGGATTTTGAAGATTTTGTTTCAAAATACCAGTTTGAGAATCATGAAATTTTATTTATGGGCGATGATATTCCGGATAAATACGTCATGGAAAAAGTAGGAATTGCAGCATGTCCAATTAATGCAGTCCCGGAAGTAAAAGAGATTTCTCATTACATCTCCAATATCCACGGAGGAAAAGGATGTGTCCGTGATGTTGTAGAACAGGTAATTAAAGCTCAGGGAAAATGGCATGATGATAATACTCAAAGCATCTGATAAAGCACGAAAAATAGAAAAAATATGAAGATTTTATTAGCTTCACAATCTCCGAGAAGAAAAGAGCTTATTTCGGCTCTTGGCTATGATTTTAGCACTGTAAAAATTGATTGTGAGGAAATCTATCCGGAATCATTACTGGCTACAGAAATACCGGCTTATTTGGCCGAATTAAAGGCAAAAGCATATACTGCCATAAAAAATGACGAAATCCTTATTACCGCAGATACTATTGTGGTACAAGATGGAGAAGTACTGGGAAAACCAAAAGGAGAGGAGGGTGCAAGAGAAATGTTGAGAAAACTCTCCGGAAAAATACATCAGGTAATTACGGCTGTCCGCATTTCATCAGGTGAAAAATTCTTTACATATACAGATATTGCTGATGTTGAGATGGAAGATATTTCGGAAGAGGAAATAGA is a window of Elizabethkingia anophelis R26 DNA encoding:
- the lepA gene encoding translation elongation factor 4, producing the protein MKNIRNFCIIAHIDHGKSTLADRLLEYTNTVSQRELQSQTLDDMDLEKERGITIKSHAIQMDYEYKGEKFVLNLIDTPGHVDFSYEVSRSIAACEGALLIVDAAQSIQAQTISNLYLALENDLTIIPILNKIDLPSANPEEVTDEIMNLIGCEYEDVLRVSGKTGEGVHNLLEQIVERIPAPVGDPEAPLQALIFDSVYNPFRGIEAYFKVVNGSITKNEKIKFFATGKEYGADEVGTLKLKQVPKKTIQCGDVGYLVSGIKDAREVKVGDTITSFDRPAAGPIEGFEEVKPMVFAGIYPIDSEDFEELRFSLEKLRLNDASLVFEPESSAALGFGFRCGFLGMLHMEIVQERLDREFNMNVITTVPNVSYFGYSKKEPEVPILINNPSEMMDPSIMDRVEEPFIKASIITKSDFVGSVMTLCIEKRGEIVNQSYLTSERVELIFNMPLAEVVFDFYDRLKSISKGYASFDYHPIGFRASKLVKMDILINGDMVDALSSLIHDSNAYHIGKKMCEKLRELIPRQQFDIAVQAALGTKVIARETIKALRKDVTAKCYGGDISRKRKLLEKQKEGKKKMKQIGRVEVPQSAFMAVLKLND
- a CDS encoding RNA polymerase sigma factor, which gives rise to MKIDEGLIIEKMKSPKTREEGLRMLMSAYQSRLYWHIRRLVVQHDDAQDLLQDTFVKVYHNFDKFKGGSQLYTWLYRIATNEALQHLNKIKKMQLTDEGAEYYLLNAVAENAKHNAEELEIMLQKAIQCLPEKQRLVFTLKYYDDLPYEEMSKILDMSVGTLKTNYHYAKEKVTEYLRQNIEEFE
- a CDS encoding MFS transporter, whose protein sequence is MKKAAYIGCLTLIGIISTEFGVISILPQISEYYNVSIDKAGSLLSIFSITIAITGSIITLLTSGFNRKKIMLIAMILFLVSDILSIMAPPFGVLLVVRMLPAFLQPTCIAAAIYAAVALGDDKYKNELIGIVISGIAIASVVTVPLSGYVSGVFQQWQAAYVLQAIISLITIVIIYKMLPSVPAPKETTSLKKQLIILKDPVFILSMVFNLFLITAWFCTYSYIAEYLQKSLGMDEKTTSYMIFLFGVMGVASNWVARKMLNKRMMPAVVLFSLGTIVLPLLLNFNTSPILTISIISLWGFWYGPCVMIAVVYMVSNAPSYALEFANSLQNSTGNLGVALGTSVGGWIIVSKGISVTPWIGAGFGIVSLAILAINSYLKKNREQNSNDKIHETEFLPEQESLCN
- a CDS encoding winged helix-turn-helix transcriptional regulator, with the protein product MGKIKETSTNNINKQYIIECDTPYAISQIGGRWKLLILCQLEGGKKRFGELHKSICNITERMLTTQLRELEKSSIIKRTVYAEVPPRVEYEYTEMGLELVPILKQLGCWGARIRKIAKEESSEE
- a CDS encoding Rossmann-like and DUF2520 domain-containing protein, which encodes MTTVIIGSGNVAWHMAKAFKEAGIDLIQLYGRNEQELKKLSLEINVEYSTNQLKLADFYLICTSDKAIAEVSKQIPYEQALVAHTSGSLSRDVLEGSYRKASFYPLQTFSKSRKLDYSKIPLFVDAGWESDNILLTDLAKKISTNVMRINHEQRKQMHLSAVFACNFVNHLYAQAEIICKQNDISFNYLLPLIEETADKIKTISPKDAQTGPAVRNDQNIIKFQENLIVNPNQLNIYKILTESITKMYEL
- a CDS encoding KdsC family phosphatase; amino-acid sequence: MSYKENLKNIKALVFDVDGVFTDGSIILQPDGSMSRIMNVLDGYAIVKAIKEGFVIGIITGGNDPMVKNRMQYLGVTDIYMKSHDKMEDFEDFVSKYQFENHEILFMGDDIPDKYVMEKVGIAACPINAVPEVKEISHYISNIHGGKGCVRDVVEQVIKAQGKWHDDNTQSI
- a CDS encoding Maf family nucleotide pyrophosphatase; translated protein: MKILLASQSPRRKELISALGYDFSTVKIDCEEIYPESLLATEIPAYLAELKAKAYTAIKNDEILITADTIVVQDGEVLGKPKGEEGAREMLRKLSGKIHQVITAVRISSGEKFFTYTDIADVEMEDISEEEIDFYIRNYKPMDKAGAYGIQEWLGMAKIKRINGSFYTIMGLPTHLVYKGLKEFGL